The region GAGCTGGTAAGTCTGGCAATCTTAATTCGCGCGTTATTGCTCATTAAGCAAACGAAACAGAGATTGCATGCGATGATTTTTCGCTCGTAAACTTCATATTTATAGCTACATTGGCCATTTTGCGAGTCACCGCAATGTTCTTTTTGGCTTTTCATGACAGAAATATGACAGCAGCCACTGAGGGCTACAGATGCTTTTTTACACAAAGGAACCGCTCATGAAAAAAAATATCCTCGCGTTTTGTCTTGCTAGTTTGCTCTCTACCAGCGCTTTTGCTCTGGTTCCATCCGGGAATGATGCCACCACCAAACCTGATCTTTATTACCTGAAAAATGCGCAGGCGATTGATAGCCTGGCGCTGTTACCACCACCGCCGGAAGTCGGTAGCATCGCGTTTTTAAACGATCAGGCGATGTACGAGCAGGGCCGCTTGCTGCGTAACACCGAGCGCGGCAAACAGGCAGCGGAAGACGCAAACCTGAGCAGCGGCGGCGTGGCAAACGCCTTCTCCGGCGCATTTGGCTCACCGATCACCGAGAAAGACTCCCCTCAGTTGCATAAGCTGTTGACCAATATGATCGAAGATGCAGGCGATCTGGCAACCCGCGGCGCGAAGCAAAAATATATGCGTATCCGCCCGTTTGCCTTCTACGGCGTACCAACCTGCAACACTAAAGAGCAGGATTCACTGGCGAAAAACGGCTCTTATCCGTCCGGTCATACCTCTATCGGTTGGGCTACCGCACTGGTGCTGGCAGAGATTAACCCACAGCGTCAGGATCAGATCCTCAAACGCGGCTACGACCTGGGGCAAAGCCGGGTGATTTGTGGCTACCACTGGCAAAGTGACGTGGACGCCGCGCGCATTGTTGGCTCCGCTGTCGTTGCCACTTTGCATACTAATCCGGCGTTCCAGCAACAGTTGCAGAAAGCCAAGGACGAGTTTGCCGCCCAGCATAAGTAAACCGCACGCCCGGACGGGCGTGCTTTTACGATGATCCCTTCGCGTTTTTCAGGTTATAGAGGCGTTGTACCCGCTGCGCCTCTACGATGATGTTGGCTACATCTGCACGCGTGAGCGCCAGCTGGACGGGGTCAGAGAACAGGAAAATATCTCCTCTGAAAATAAACAACGGTTCATCCGTACCCGCTTCATTAACCACGGAATAGTGATTGCTGACATAGTCCGCACGCGCATTAATCTGCGCCTTTTCAGCCTGTCGGGTAGCTAGCGGCTTATCAGCCCATGCCAGAAACGCGTCAAAGGGCTGGAGATCGCGTGCCAGGTGAGTGACTTCGATTTTGTGCAACTGAACAAAAGCATTACCGTAATCAATGGTAAAACGTAACCACGCATCACTATCGGCGATTTGCACCGGGAATGTGCGCGTCGAAAAACTAACGCGCACGCCGGTTGCCGCATTGAATGTGGCATAGATGACCGGACTGTTTTCCGTCTCCCAGGTGCGCAATGTCATAACTTTATCGACTTTATTCGCTACCTCAATGCAGCCCGTCAGTGAGCCAGCCAACAGCAGCATCACGGCAGTGGATATCAGACGTTTCATCAGCATTCCACCGCTTAGCGATAAACTTTGGTGTGGAACAGATTGTAATCATACGGGCACTCATTCAGTGCCCACACCGGTGCCGGAGTATCTTTGCCTTCGGTAACGTCCGTGATCATAATTTCGTGGGTGTAGTAGCCGCCGGGCAAGGTGTATACCTCGTAGCTGTGCCCCGCTTTTGGCGATACGCTGCGAAATGATTCATGCACGGTTTGCGAATAGGTGGTTTGCGAAACGGTGACATAGCCGATGCGCAAGAACTGGCCAGGCTTAACGGAAAACTCCATCACATCTTTGCCCTGTAATGGCGAGCTGGCGGGTAACGGGGCAATACCAGCGATTTTTTTATTGCGGGTGGATTTAATGCCAAGGATATTCACTGCGGATGTCAGCGATTTTTGATCGACCTGACGAAGGCAACTTCCCGACTGCTGGTAAATTTCTGCCACCAATGGTGTCGCATAGTTTTCAACGCGCAGCTTTGCCGCATCCGCTGCTGAGTAATCGTCCATTGTGGAAGTGGAGATGGTGCATCCTGCCAGCGTCATTGCCCCCACAATTACCATCCCTGCTTTCATTTCGCCACGCATCATCTTTCCTTATTTTTCCTTAATAAGAACACGTTATCGGCGAAAGCAGACTGGACT is a window of Enterobacter sp. R4-368 DNA encoding:
- the phoC gene encoding acid phosphatase PhoC, translated to MKKNILAFCLASLLSTSAFALVPSGNDATTKPDLYYLKNAQAIDSLALLPPPPEVGSIAFLNDQAMYEQGRLLRNTERGKQAAEDANLSSGGVANAFSGAFGSPITEKDSPQLHKLLTNMIEDAGDLATRGAKQKYMRIRPFAFYGVPTCNTKEQDSLAKNGSYPSGHTSIGWATALVLAEINPQRQDQILKRGYDLGQSRVICGYHWQSDVDAARIVGSAVVATLHTNPAFQQQLQKAKDEFAAQHK